The Luteitalea sp. genome has a window encoding:
- a CDS encoding outer membrane beta-barrel protein — MMRTRTLTAALWLGMLSLPAIAAADDRNGHVQAFGGLTTGGNSSTPTFGGSLAVPLGGHVQIFGEGGRLTDLTFPPIAELIDLTPADIRLSAYYGQAGLRVLGGSGGVRPYGEVSAGMARLHTGVSGLGTTGRIIDTALRFTDRTEPMFGVGGGVMLESGPVVFDLGYRYKRISGGDVVTQILAGGDLNVSQVRLGVGIRF; from the coding sequence ATGATGCGTACGAGAACTCTGACGGCGGCGCTGTGGCTCGGGATGCTGTCGCTTCCGGCGATAGCTGCAGCCGATGACCGCAACGGGCACGTTCAGGCGTTCGGAGGCCTGACGACAGGCGGCAACTCGTCGACTCCGACGTTCGGCGGGAGCCTGGCCGTGCCGCTCGGCGGCCACGTGCAGATCTTCGGCGAGGGCGGCAGGCTCACCGACCTGACGTTCCCGCCGATTGCGGAGCTCATTGACCTCACGCCGGCCGACATCCGCCTCTCGGCGTACTACGGCCAGGCCGGCCTCCGCGTGCTTGGCGGATCCGGCGGCGTGCGGCCGTACGGCGAGGTAAGCGCCGGGATGGCGCGGCTGCACACGGGCGTGTCGGGGCTGGGGACGACCGGTCGGATTATCGACACCGCCCTGCGCTTCACCGATCGCACCGAGCCGATGTTCGGCGTTGGCGGTGGCGTGATGCTCGAGAGCGGGCCGGTCGTGTTCGATCTCGGCTACCGTTACAAGCGCATCAGCGGCGGCGACGTCGTGACGCAGATCCTGGCGGGCGGCGACCTCAATGTCAGTCAGGTGAGGCTGGGCGTCGGCATCCGATTCTAG